The window CTAAGGTTAGACTCTTATGTGATGAAATGCTTAGTTTGAAACCACTTAGAAGATGTAGGTGTAAAGGAACTAAGATAGATTGCGATGGATGTTTTCTAGACcttgaaatgattcaaatgACGATGAGAATAAGTTACTGCAATTTCTGATGGGACTTAATGATCAGTATGAATATGTGAAGGATCAAATATTGATGCAAGAACCATGGACTGCTGTTTACAAGGCTTTTACAATGTTACAGAATGTGGAAAAGAAAAGCTAtctaaaaaatatcaatcaagATAACTCCCTGTATGTAAGAGAAGGAAGAAGCaattcagacaagtctaagtcTAAGAATCTTCTATGTTTTTATTGCGGAGGTAGGGGCCATTTGAAGGAAAATTTCTTTAAGATTGTTGGTTATTCGGACTGATGGAAACAACCtaagaaaaaaaagaggaagCACAAGTACAATCAACAATGCTTCAGAGAAGAATGAGTATGGAGATGCAACTCTTGAAGAATACAGAATGTACAAAGATTTTCTGAAAAACATGAGAGATCTCAAAGGAAAAGGAGCAGTCGTAGCATCCTCAAGTGGTACTGCTGCATGTAAGTGTTTTGAACTTATatctcattcatatacatttttttttgagtttaacACGAGCAGCAACAACTTAGTTATAGATAAAAATGAATGGTTAATAGACTCATGTGCGTCATGTCATGTATGCAATATCAAGAATCTAATGAAAGACATTAGGAAATTAGAGACTCATAAGCTTATGTATTTAGCTGATGGGTCATGTAAATCAATTTCAGAAATaggaacaattataatttcaaatgagtTAATACTTAGTGAAGTTCTATTTTCTCCATACTTCAAATATAATCTGATATCAACAACTAAACTTATTGATGATAActataagaaaataagaatcaaataaaattaatcattttagttattaggaaaataaattgtgaattttatagtttagacaaaatgtataataatataaaaaggtTAGGGACTTGTTtgtatatttgttatatatatcaatGAAAAAATGCCCTAATAAGATTTGAGTTCTTTTCTCAATTGATAACCGTCTTCATTCTCTACTTTCAATTTCTTTTCAATCGTATTTCTATTCTGCGCTCCAATCATTAACGAAGAGTAGATCTCTTCGTCGTTCATGGTATCATAACAACCATGTAGTATTCTCTTAACTCCAATGGAAAGCTCAAACATCGAACCACTGGTCGCGAATGAAAGTGCGAACAAAATCGCACCAAAGAAAAAGTAACACGTTGATCCATTAAACCTTCATGGAGCAGATAATCCAAATACTATCCTAAGCTCCATCATCTTGACTAGAGCGAACTATTTCTCTTGGATTAAGAGCATAAAATTGTCGCTACAAGCTAAGGTCAAACTAGGTTTCCTAGATGGAACCTGTGCAAAGCCAGAAGATAAAGATGGAGCCACATAGTGGATGGTGGTTGACACCATGGTCTGCTCCTGGATTCTAAACACGATTTCAAAAGAAATTAGGGCAAATTTTGAAGGAACTGTAACTACACAAGACCTGTGGCAAGAAGTTAAAACACGCTATGAAGGAAATAATGGACCGACGCAATATGGCTTAGCTCGTGACATTTCTACCATACAACAAGGTAATCTTTCTGTTGAGGAATATTACTCTAAAATTAGGCTATATTGGGAGGAAATAGCTGGAATAAGTCCACTTATAAAATGTGAATGTGATGGAAGTGATGTGTTGAGCTATTATGGTTGTCGAGCAATTAGGAAATTTATCTGCATCGATGAGAATGCAAAATTACTTCAGTTTTTGCTTGGACAGAATGAGACTTATGAAAACGTTAAGGATCAGATCCTTAACACTGATAATTTCCCAACAGTGCATAAGGCATTCACTATAGTTTTGAATATTGAGAAAAAGAGAGCGTTGAACCTTCTCTATCAAAATTCACATTCTGCTATGAATACCGAACTAAAAAAATCTGCTAAAAAAGAATTTAGTGTTAACTATTCTAAGTAGATTGTTATGGATAAGAAAAAGAATGCAATATGTACTCATTGTAACATGAAAGGTCACTTCAAGGATGGCTGTTTCAAATTGGTCTGCTACCCTGAGTGGTGAAAACAACTGAAGGACAAAAGGAGTAATACTGGACAAAGTCATGCACATGCAGCTTGAATGCTCCTATGGATCAAGATGAAAACAATCCATCAATTGAAAAATTCAACCTATTCAAATCTTATTGGAAAACCTTGAAGAACAACGGCTCATACTCTTCAGGTATGTCAAAAACTTCtgattcaaataataaattgtatagTATGAGtttgaatcaattaaacaaCAATGAAAACAACAAAATATGGATTGTGGATTCTGGTGCAAGTAATCATATATGTTATAATAAAGCATTGatgatgaatttaaaaaaaactccaTAATCCTATGAAACTATATTTACGAGACAGCTCTATCAAAATTATCCATGAAATAGGAACTGTTTTTATTAAACTCTGATATTATGTTAAAAGATGTGCTATTTTCTCCagactttaaacataatttgttATCAGTAGCTAAGTTACTAAAAGATAACAAAATTACATGTACATTTTATGAAGATAAATGTTTATTGCAGGACTGTAAGCAAATGAGAATTCTAGCAACTGGAAGAGGATTTAACAACCTTTACCTATTGCACCAATCTGAATTTCCTGCTTTTAATTACTTACTGAAAACTGCAAGTTGAGAGATTCTTGTAGTTCAAATAATATCTCTCGTGTTGAGATAAACAATGTCTATATTGATGATTGTATGAAAACTCATATGAGTAAATctgaatttgatattttatatgcAAAATTAGGTCATCCACCTGAAtctgttattaaaataatctttccaaatataaaacaaaaactaaacCATTGTGAGTCTTGCCTATTAGCAAAAATGCATAGAACACCATTTCAAATTAGCTTAAGTAGAgctaaaaatgtttttgaactTATACATGTTGATTTATGGGGACCATATAAAGAATCTTGCATAACTAACACACCATTCATGTTAACTATTGTGGATGACCATAGTAGATGTACATGGACATACATGATGCAAGATAAAACAATGGTTCATTTTCAACTAAAAtcatttatcaatttaataaaaaaaacagtatGAAAAAAAGGTTAAATGAGTTAGGTCTGACAATGCTCTGAATTTGTAAATAAAACATGCTCTATTTTGTTTcatgaattatgaattttaCATCAAAAAACTTGCACCTACACACCTCAATAAAATGACATAGTTGAAAGAAAACATAGACATTTAGCTGAAGTTGCTAGAAGTTTGATGATACATGCTACAATGCTAAGAAAATTCTGGTCTTTTGCACTACTAACTACAACACACTATTTTACATGCTTACCAAATGTACACTTAATTACAATAACCTAAAAGTATTTGGATCTCTATGCTACTCTCTAATATTCTttctaataaatcaaaatttgaccATAAAGGAAAGAAATGCATATTATTAGGATACCCATCCAACCGAAAAAGATAcacattatttgaaatagaaacaaaaaaaaattacagtttCTAGAGATGTTAGATTTTTTGAACACataatgattttcaaaaatcaaaacatagAATCTAAAATAAATGATCTAAATGTAGATTATTATGAAGAAATTCATAGAATGGACACATAAAATAACTCTAAAACTTACGAAGAAGAAACTCAAACACAAGAGGCAGAATTACCTAAAACCTGTACTGAAACTCAAAAGACGTTTgatcaaaatgatcaaaatctTGAGCTAAAATTAAATGCAGAAAACAACATATATCGAGAATCTAAATCACCTATCCAAAATcaagaaaatgataatgataatcaAGAAACTCAAAATGAGGAaatacaaacaataaaaaaatgtacCAGACATAAGAATTCACCTAATGGATGAACGACTATAtagaaaatgttaaataatgaaaaattaagaGAACAAAATTTTACGCCAAATACATATCCCTTTAAAACCAAATCAAAAGACAAAacatatataaactttttttttatcaaacatcaATATGCAAACTCAACTAAATAACTTCAAAGAAGCAAGTCAATATGAAATATGGAATGAAGCAATGAAAAAAGAACTACAAGCtttagaaataaataacactTGGGAATTGACAACACTACCTAAAGGAAAAAAGGCTTTGAAATATAAATGGatctacaaaacaaaattacatcCTAATggttaaatagaaaaatataaagccagattagtggcaaaAGGATACCATCAAATTGATGGTATTGATTTTCATGAGAGTTTTGCACCCGTGGCTAAGATAGTGTCAATTCGTTTACTATTGACCTTAATAGCTTTTAAAGGTTGGTTTCTACATCAAGTAGACATAAATAATGCATTTTTACATGGACATATTGACGAAGATGTTTATATGAAACCACCGTTGTGATATGACTTGTCCAAAACTGGACAAGTATGTaaactaaagaaaaatatacatGGCTTAAAACAATGACAATGGAATTTAGAAATTTCCAAAACATTGATTGAcctaaatttcaaacaatctaAGCATGATCAATGCTTATTTGTTAAAtcgaaaaaaaacaaaattacagcTCTATTAGTATATGTAGACGATATTCTAATACCTGGAAATGACTTGAACACTATAGATGAAGTGAAGATTCATCTAAACACAAAGTTCTCAATAAAAGATTTAGGAGAagcaaaatattttcttggaaTAGAAATTGCAAGAAATTCCAAAGGAATATATATTAACCAAAGAAAATATATTCTAGACATTATTGATGATGTTGGATTAATGGGATCAAAACCAACAAATACACTATGGCTAAAGGGTTTAAAGCTGAACCACAAGCTAATGAAGAATTAGTTGAACCTGAGCCAATCAGAAGATTGATAGGTCGATTAATATACTTAAATCTAAATAGACCTGATATATGTTTATGTGTTCAACAGTTATCACAGTACATGctcaaaccaaataaaaaccAAATGATAGATGCTATTCAAATTGTAAAGTACCTCAAAGGAAACCCATCTTTGGGAGTATTTTACTAATCAAatagaaacataaatataaaggGATACTCTAATTCTGATTGGGTAACATGCACATTAAGTAGAAAGTCAGTTACTGGTTATTGTATTTTTCTTGGAAATTTATCAATTTCATGGAAAACCAAGAAATAAGTAACAATATCAAGATCATCGACAAAAACCAAATACAGAAGCCTTGCAAGCACTATTTGCGAATTGTAATGTCTATTGTATATTctcaagaatttcaaaattgaaattcaatTACCAATACAAGTGTGGTGTGATGACCAAGCTGCAATACACATCACACAAAATCCAATCTTTCATGAAAGGACCAAACACATCGATATTGATTGTCATGTTGTGGATTTATCAATCTAAACACATCGATACGAAATCAATATAAAAGTGGATTTATCAATCTAAACTATATTCAAACGAAATGTCAAATCGCAGACATTTTCACAAAATCCACTGAAGGAACTCATCTAATTAACCTTATAAAAGGCTTAAACTTGCAAGATTATCATCTTGAGGAGGtgatataagaaaataagaatcaaataaaattaatcattttagttattaggaaaataaattgtgaattttatagtttagacaaaatgtataataatataaaaaggtTAGGGACTTGTTTGTATATTTGTTCTATATATCAATGACAAAATACCCTAATAAAATTTGAGTTCTTTTCTGAATTGATAACCGTCTTCATTCTcttctttcatcttcttttcaaTCGTATTTCCATTCCATGCTCCGATCATTAACGAAGAGTAGATTTCTTCGTCGTTCAATAACAAGATAAATTGTCTTTTCTCAAAAACAATATGAATCTTGCAGGACCATAAGCTAGCATCAAATGTTGAGATTGGAAAGAGGATAGAGAACCTTTATTTCGTTTCTAGTGACACGATTACAAATAATGTTTctgatatattttttcttagttCTAAAGACAATATATCTGATAGTACTTGTTTCAatcaaacatttaataattcagtaattgattttgaaattcTTCATAAAAG is drawn from Impatiens glandulifera chromosome 3, dImpGla2.1, whole genome shotgun sequence and contains these coding sequences:
- the LOC124930497 gene encoding uncharacterized protein LOC124930497, whose protein sequence is MVVDTMVCSWILNTISKEIRANFEGTVTTQDLWQEVKTRYEGNNGPTQYGLARDISTIQQGNLSVEEYYSKIRLYWEEIAGISPLIKCECDGSDVLSYYGCRAIRKFICIDENAKLLQFLLGQNETYENVKDQILNTDNFPTVHKAFTIVLNIEKKRALNLLYQNSHSAMNTELKKSAKKEFSVNYSK